The Microvirga thermotolerans sequence TCGTCCCCACCCCGGCCTGGCCGAACTTCGTCGGCGCGATCACGGTTGCGGGAGCCCGGCCCGTCGCCGTGCCCATGGTCTTCGGGCAGAACGGCTGGAACCTCGACTTCGAGCGCATCGAGCGGTCCGTGACGCCGCGCACGCGCGCCATCGTCGTCAATTCCCCCGCCAATCCGACCGGCTGGACCGCCACTCTCTCGGACCTGCGCGCGGTCCTGGATCTGGCCCGGCGGCACGGTCTCTGGATCGTGGCGGACGAGATCTACGGCCGCTTCGTGCACGATCCGGCCATTGCCCTCGACGGGCGCGCGCCCTCGTTCCGGGACGTGATGTCCCCCGAGGACCGCATCCTCTTCGTCCAGACCTTCTCCAAGAACTGGGCCATGACCGGCTGGCGCCTGGGATGGCTCGAGGCTCCCGCCGCCCTCGGCCAGGTGATCGAGAACCTGATCCAGTACCAGACCTCCGGCACGCCGGTCTTCGTCCAGCGGGGCGGGATCGCGGCCATCGAGCAGGGGGAGGAGTTCGTCTCCCAGCAGATCGCCCGTGCGAGGACAGGCCGGGAGATCGTCGGCCGGCTCGCCGAAACGGGCCTCGTCGAACTGCCGCCGCCGGGCGGTGCATTCTATGCCTTCTTCAAGGTGAAGGGCGGCAAGACCTCGAAGGAGGTCGCGATGGCCCTCATCGCGGAGGCGAATGTGGGCCTTGCGCCCGGCTCCGCCTTCGGGGAGGCGGGGGAGGGATATCTGCGGCTCTGCTATGCCCGCAAGGCCCAGGACCTCGAGGAGGCGGTCCGCCGCATCGCCGCGGCCCTGCCCCGGATCGCCGGCTGATCCTTTCCGTGCATGGCATGTCTGCGCGCACGACATTGACGCGCGTACCGTCAATGTCCATTGAGCGTTGCGGGCTGCCTCCGCCCGATCTCCTGTCATGCGCACGGTTGCCGCTCACCTCGTCCAGATCCTGATCGCCGCTCTCGGAGGCCTGATCCTCGATGCGGCCGGAATTCCGGCCGCATGGCTGTCGGGTTCCGCGCTCGCGATCGTGCTCTGGGGATGGGCCGGCCGCGCCCTGCCCATGCCCCGCGCCCTGGCCGACGCGGCGATGCTGATCTCGGGCGCATCCATGGGCGCGGCCGTGACGCCGGCGGCCATCGCCGCCATGGGGCGCTATCCGTCGAGCCTCGTTCTCCTGGTTCTTGCCGTCATCGCCATTTCCGGCGCTTCCGCCCTCTGGCTGACCCGCGTCTCCGGCTGGCGGCGGGACGACGCGGTGCTCGCCTCCGTTCCGGGGGCGCTGTCGACCGTGCTCGCCATCGCAGCCGACCGGAACGCGTCCGTGGCGCCCATCGCCATCGTCCAGAACCTGCGGCTCTTCGTGCTGATCGCGCTTCTGCCGAGCGCGGTCGTGCTCAGCGGCGGCGGAGCGGGCGACGCGCTCATCGGCCAGGGACAGCCCATCCAGAGCGCGGGAGCCATGGCCTTCATCCTGCTCGGCGGTCTGGCCGTCGGCCTCGTCTTCAAGCGCCTGAACGTCGCCGCGCCGATCCTGCTCGGCGCCACCCTCGTGAGCACCGTGAGCCACGGGACCGAGTGGGTGAGCGGGGTCATTCCGCCGGTCATCACCACCGGCGGGCTCGTGCTGATCGGCATGTTCATCGCCGAGCGCTTCCGCGACATCCGGCGCTCGACCCTGCGCACCACGCTTCTCGCGGCTCTAGGGTCCTTCGCCATCGGCATGGCAGTGGCGGCGCTCTTCGCCGCCGTCGCCGCGTGGCTCGCAGGGGTGAGCTTCGCCAACGGCCTCGTCGCCTTCGCTCCGGGAGGGCTGGAGGCCATGACGGTCCTGGCCCTCATCCTCGGGCTCGACCCGCTCTACGTGGGCATCCACCACCTCGTCCGCTTTCTCGGCATCGGCCTGTTGGTGCCCTTCGTGGTCGCCTGGCTCCAGAGGGGCGATCCTCCGGCGGCGGAGTGAGGGCGCTTCAGCCTTCGTTCCGCAGGCGCTCGACGGCCTCCATCCGCGGCTTCGCCGTCTTCCACAGCCGCCGCGTGACGGCGCCGACCAGCGCTTCCACGATGAGCAGAAGTCCGGCGGAGGAATCCCAGTTCGACGGGGCCGCGATGTGGGCGGGCAGCACGTGGCGGGCCACGCGGGCGATGGGAGACAGCCAGGGATCGGTGAGGAGCACCACCGTGGCGCCCTGCCGGGCGGCGGTCTCGCACAGGGCGATCACGTCCTCCTGGTAGCGCCGGATGTCGAAGGCGACGAGGACGTCCCTGCGGCCGATCTCGATCACGCGGTCGCGCCACAGGGCCGGCTGCCCCTCGATGTAGTCCACATGGCTGCGCACGATCCGGAAATGGCTTTCCGCGTAGCGGGCGAGCGCGCCCGTGAACCGGCCGCCGGTGAAGTGGATGTGCCGGCGCGGGTCGCTCAGCAGGGCGACCACCGCCTCGAACTCCGCGGGCGCGATCGTCTCGACCGTTGCCCTCAGGTTGCCGACGGTCGCATCCGCGAAGGCGGCAAGGTCGGAGGCGCCCTGGCCGGCTCCTCCCGGTCCCGCCTTGGCGAGCGGCGACAGGAGGCGCGCCTCCAACTCCTCGCGCAGGTGCTTCTGAAAGTCGGGGAAGCCGCTGAAGCCGAGGCGGGTGACGAAGCGCAGGACGGACGGCGCCGAGATGCCCGCGCGCGCCGCGAACTCGGCCACGGTTTCGAGGCCCGCGAAAGGGTAATGGCTCAGGAGCACGTGGGCCGCACGCTTCTCGCGCGGCGTGAAGGCTTCCATCTCGTGCCGGATCCGGTCCGCCAGACTCAACGCCGCTCCGGAATGCATCGTGCCGTCGTTACCCATGAGCTGCCCGTCCACATCCCGTCCTTGACGGGTTTCGAATCCTGTACCAAAAATTACAAAACGACAATATCGAGCGGGAACGTACCGGACGTTCAATAACGTCATTTCGCCTGCGGGCGAGCGAGGGAGGGCCGCATGGTCCATGCGAGACCGGTGCCGGACGGAGAGGGACGCGGCGAGCCTGCCGAAGGGCCGGTGGCCTGCCTCGAAAATGCCGAGGGCCGGTTCCCGGTTCTGCTCGTCTGCGAACACGCCTCCAACCATCTCCCGGCCCGGTACGGCACCCTGGGCCTCGGGCCGGCCGAGCTCGAGAGCCACATCGCATGGGATCCCGGCGCTCTGGGCGTGGCGCGCCGCCTGGCCCGCAGCCTGGATGCGCCGCTGATCCACGCTACCGTCTCCCGTCTCGTCCTCGACCTGAACCGGGATCCGTCTGCGCCGGATTCGATCGCGGCGCTGAGCGAGACCACCGCCGTCCCCGGCAATGCGGCGCTTCCGCCCGACGAGCGCGCCCGGCGGGTGCGCGAGGTCTACGAGCCGTTCCATCGCGCGGTGGAGGAGTTCGCCGCCGCCCGCGCGGCAGCCGATGGGATTGCCGCCGTGGTGTCGATCCACTCCTTCACCCCCGTCTATCGGGGCGTTCACCGCCCGTGGCAGATCGGCCTCATCTTCGACCGGGACGCGCGCCTTGCGCGAAGCGTCGCCGAAGGCCTCTCGCGAGAGGCGGATCTGCACGTGGGCATGAACGAGCCCTACAGCCCGGCGGACCGGGTCTTCCATACCCTCGACCGCCATGCGCAGCGGCGCGGGCTGGCGCCTCTCATGATCGAGATCCGCAACGACCTGATCCGCACGGAAGACGGACAGGCGTCGTGGGCGAGCCGTCTCGCACCCTTGTTGAGGGAGGGCGTGCGGAGGCTGTGACGACGGCCACGGCGCGCGCGGTGCCGTGGCCACAGAAGGCAGACTACTCTTGGAGGAAGAGTCCATGTCAGTCGGACAAGGGAGTGGCGGGGTCCATGCCCCGCCGGCCGGGGCGCAGAATGCGGCCGGCGTCACCTACACCGTCGTCGACGAGAGCTATTTCGAAGCCCGGCGCCTGAAGCGGCACGCACGTGTCTGGTCGCTCTGGGCGCTCGGGGTGGGCGCCGTGATCTCGGGCCATTACTCGGGCTGGAACCTCGGCCTCGCCAACGGCTTCGGATCGATGTTCTTC is a genomic window containing:
- a CDS encoding N-formylglutamate amidohydrolase, whose product is MVHARPVPDGEGRGEPAEGPVACLENAEGRFPVLLVCEHASNHLPARYGTLGLGPAELESHIAWDPGALGVARRLARSLDAPLIHATVSRLVLDLNRDPSAPDSIAALSETTAVPGNAALPPDERARRVREVYEPFHRAVEEFAAARAAADGIAAVVSIHSFTPVYRGVHRPWQIGLIFDRDARLARSVAEGLSREADLHVGMNEPYSPADRVFHTLDRHAQRRGLAPLMIEIRNDLIRTEDGQASWASRLAPLLREGVRRL
- a CDS encoding pyridoxal phosphate-dependent aminotransferase, which codes for MNASVSVPSLFNLRPEAEQAPASGIVDVYNYGRNREGLIPLWVGEGDLPTPSFICDAAARSLAAGETFYTYQRGIPELRQALARYHERVYGGSADPERFFVTSGGMPAMQIAMRMVSGPGDEVLVPTPAWPNFVGAITVAGARPVAVPMVFGQNGWNLDFERIERSVTPRTRAIVVNSPANPTGWTATLSDLRAVLDLARRHGLWIVADEIYGRFVHDPAIALDGRAPSFRDVMSPEDRILFVQTFSKNWAMTGWRLGWLEAPAALGQVIENLIQYQTSGTPVFVQRGGIAAIEQGEEFVSQQIARARTGREIVGRLAETGLVELPPPGGAFYAFFKVKGGKTSKEVAMALIAEANVGLAPGSAFGEAGEGYLRLCYARKAQDLEEAVRRIAAALPRIAG
- a CDS encoding AbrB family transcriptional regulator — encoded protein: MRTVAAHLVQILIAALGGLILDAAGIPAAWLSGSALAIVLWGWAGRALPMPRALADAAMLISGASMGAAVTPAAIAAMGRYPSSLVLLVLAVIAISGASALWLTRVSGWRRDDAVLASVPGALSTVLAIAADRNASVAPIAIVQNLRLFVLIALLPSAVVLSGGGAGDALIGQGQPIQSAGAMAFILLGGLAVGLVFKRLNVAAPILLGATLVSTVSHGTEWVSGVIPPVITTGGLVLIGMFIAERFRDIRRSTLRTTLLAALGSFAIGMAVAALFAAVAAWLAGVSFANGLVAFAPGGLEAMTVLALILGLDPLYVGIHHLVRFLGIGLLVPFVVAWLQRGDPPAAE
- a CDS encoding MurR/RpiR family transcriptional regulator, which translates into the protein MDGQLMGNDGTMHSGAALSLADRIRHEMEAFTPREKRAAHVLLSHYPFAGLETVAEFAARAGISAPSVLRFVTRLGFSGFPDFQKHLREELEARLLSPLAKAGPGGAGQGASDLAAFADATVGNLRATVETIAPAEFEAVVALLSDPRRHIHFTGGRFTGALARYAESHFRIVRSHVDYIEGQPALWRDRVIEIGRRDVLVAFDIRRYQEDVIALCETAARQGATVVLLTDPWLSPIARVARHVLPAHIAAPSNWDSSAGLLLIVEALVGAVTRRLWKTAKPRMEAVERLRNEG